From one Thalassoroseus pseudoceratinae genomic stretch:
- a CDS encoding kinetochore Spc7 family protein yields the protein MHFRAIRNWSLTLLTLAITFGCNNGSTPSEELLESDTSENGSVESEIPSQALLSEDRSRTTAEYIDAGMPSPERTWTGNDLARAANVLSSIYQTNPQALPKFQNDKSGEVFAKLVSAENLEFHHNASLPLPQRINDAFALLQAIGQITKLYLTAHNQGYVEGSEFVEFAGFQLRTVVVISELVDEFVPTLDANDPDYGVRMQGLEQMRSGLATVVAGSLLSLTETSVYAVEDRRRMIDYLSETLPEILPRLSSANRQETLVRLKELANDPSLQDLKPELTALQSKLK from the coding sequence ATGCATTTTCGCGCTATTCGAAATTGGAGTTTGACGCTCCTGACCTTGGCAATCACATTCGGATGCAACAACGGTTCGACTCCGTCTGAGGAACTGCTGGAAAGCGATACATCCGAAAATGGTTCAGTAGAGTCCGAAATACCAAGTCAAGCTCTGCTCTCGGAAGATCGTTCCCGTACGACGGCGGAGTACATAGACGCCGGGATGCCGTCGCCAGAACGAACCTGGACTGGCAATGACCTTGCACGCGCAGCAAACGTTCTGAGTTCAATTTATCAAACCAATCCGCAGGCTTTACCGAAATTTCAGAACGATAAATCGGGAGAAGTTTTCGCCAAGCTCGTCTCCGCCGAGAACTTGGAGTTCCATCATAATGCTTCGCTTCCACTGCCACAGCGAATCAATGATGCCTTTGCTTTGCTGCAAGCCATTGGCCAAATCACGAAGCTGTATCTGACCGCGCACAATCAGGGCTACGTCGAGGGAAGCGAGTTTGTGGAATTCGCTGGATTTCAGTTGCGCACGGTTGTTGTCATTAGCGAGCTTGTCGACGAATTTGTACCAACGCTCGATGCCAATGATCCGGATTACGGAGTCAGAATGCAGGGATTGGAACAGATGCGGTCCGGATTGGCGACCGTTGTCGCCGGAAGTCTTCTATCGCTGACTGAAACCTCGGTCTATGCGGTTGAAGATCGCCGTCGCATGATCGATTATCTCAGCGAAACACTCCCCGAAATTCTGCCGCGATTGAGTTCCGCAAATCGACAGGAAACCTTGGTTCGATTGAAAGAACTTGCCAATGATCCATCACTTCAGGATCTCAAACCAGAATTGACCGCACTCCAATCCAAGTTGAAATGA
- a CDS encoding PQQ-like beta-propeller repeat protein produces the protein MRFDVRVLMAIVFLSTTASAENWPGWRGPQGDGSSSETNIPTEWNFEKDGPSKNIVWRVPLDTATGHSSPIVWEDHVFLLGADTEHNARVLLSLDRKTGKERWRRTVLKAPLETIHRLNSYASSTPATDGNLVYVSFLEVDGRTVPAPNVGTPRPITPGEMVIAAYDFDGKLKWKVKPGSFISAHGFSSSPVLFEDLVIVNGDHDGPAYIVALNKHTGETVWKTERENGVRSYCTPLIREIDGQPQLMLSGSECVAGYDPRTGKRLWIVDGPTSQFVASVVMNEGLLFVTGGFPDKHMLTIDPTGTGNITDTHIRWHHERTGVAYVPSPVAVGPYFVIVSDNGIASCYDADTGKRLWLNRLGRRHSASAVTANGLAYFPDDDGITWVIRPDAKFELIAKNKLSEPLSASPAISQNQLFLRTENCLFCIGTTP, from the coding sequence ATGCGGTTTGATGTCCGAGTTCTGATGGCGATCGTGTTTCTGTCCACAACCGCATCCGCCGAGAATTGGCCGGGGTGGCGAGGTCCGCAGGGTGACGGCAGCAGTTCGGAAACCAACATCCCCACCGAATGGAATTTCGAGAAAGACGGCCCCAGCAAGAACATCGTATGGCGAGTCCCGTTGGACACCGCGACTGGCCATTCTTCGCCGATCGTCTGGGAAGACCACGTATTTCTGCTAGGAGCCGACACCGAACATAATGCCCGTGTGCTTTTGAGCTTGGATCGGAAGACCGGAAAAGAACGCTGGCGACGGACGGTGTTGAAAGCGCCCCTGGAGACTATTCATCGACTCAACAGTTACGCCTCTAGCACACCGGCGACCGATGGAAACTTGGTGTATGTGTCCTTTTTAGAAGTCGATGGCCGAACCGTTCCCGCTCCCAACGTCGGCACGCCACGACCGATCACGCCGGGGGAAATGGTCATCGCCGCCTACGATTTCGACGGTAAACTGAAGTGGAAAGTCAAACCGGGTTCATTCATCAGCGCTCACGGATTTTCGAGCAGTCCGGTCCTGTTCGAGGACTTAGTCATCGTCAACGGCGACCACGACGGACCGGCATATATTGTCGCACTCAACAAGCACACCGGCGAAACCGTCTGGAAGACCGAACGCGAGAACGGCGTGCGAAGTTATTGCACACCGCTCATCCGCGAAATCGACGGCCAACCGCAACTGATGCTCTCCGGCAGTGAATGTGTCGCCGGCTACGATCCCCGCACTGGCAAACGGTTGTGGATTGTCGATGGCCCAACAAGTCAATTCGTCGCCTCGGTGGTGATGAACGAAGGACTGCTGTTCGTCACCGGCGGCTTTCCCGACAAACACATGCTGACCATCGACCCCACCGGCACCGGCAACATCACTGACACCCACATCCGCTGGCATCACGAACGTACCGGTGTGGCGTATGTACCATCGCCAGTCGCTGTTGGACCGTATTTTGTGATCGTCTCCGATAACGGCATTGCCTCCTGCTACGACGCCGACACCGGCAAACGCCTTTGGCTCAACCGTCTCGGCCGTCGTCATAGTGCCTCCGCCGTCACCGCGAACGGCCTCGCCTACTTCCCCGACGATGACGGCATCACTTGGGTCATTCGTCCGGACGCTAAGTTTGAACTCATCGCCAAGAACAAACTCAGCGAACCGCTCTCCGCATCACCCGCGATAAGTCAGAACCAACTATTCCTACGAACCGAAAACTGCCTGTTCTGCATCGGTACAACACCATAG
- a CDS encoding REP-associated tyrosine transposase, with the protein MSDSRRIVDDQLYCHFVTFSCHRRRALLDEDHAKRILLGHLNAQLNRQSAKCVGFVVMPDHVHVIIWFPKTGQLSRFMQSWKRLSSYAIRNWYRDEQAAYFENIDLGDRFWTPKYYAFEIYSRDKLEEKLVYLHMNPVRAGFVEKCVDWRWSSAKW; encoded by the coding sequence ATGAGTGATTCTCGTCGGATTGTCGATGACCAGTTGTATTGTCACTTCGTGACGTTTTCGTGTCATCGCAGACGGGCGCTGCTTGATGAAGATCATGCTAAAAGGATTTTGCTCGGACACTTGAATGCCCAACTGAATCGGCAATCTGCCAAATGTGTGGGCTTTGTCGTGATGCCTGATCACGTCCATGTCATCATCTGGTTTCCAAAAACAGGCCAGTTGAGTCGATTCATGCAGAGTTGGAAAAGACTTTCGAGTTACGCAATTCGAAACTGGTATCGGGATGAGCAGGCAGCTTACTTTGAGAACATCGACTTGGGAGACCGATTCTGGACCCCGAAGTATTACGCTTTCGAAATCTACTCGCGTGACAAACTGGAAGAAAAGCTAGTCTACTTGCATATGAACCCAGTGCGGGCGGGCTTTGTCGAAAAGTGTGTGGACTGGCGGTGGAGTTCCGCCAAATGGTAA
- a CDS encoding adenosine kinase — protein MTYDVYGVGNALVDIQARVSDETLNDLRFGKGLMTLVDEETQRKVLSAIDGVDVSRCAGGSAANTIVGIADFGGKAAYAGKVSDDAIGKFFLEDMRRLGVQIEVPPGAGDSGTCVILITPDAQRTMLTHLGVSSTLGPDDINEEDIKQAKYVYVEGYLFGSPDNRAAALKAIELAKKNDVKVAFTVSDPFLIQHHRDEFLELIEGPVDLLFCNLEEGRALTTMTDPIDCASEIHRHAENVALTLGPDGSILMHEGQAIPIESADVKAIDTTGAGDMYAAGVLYGITNGLTWKQAGHLASQAAGRIVSQLGARMERKFTPEELEALRK, from the coding sequence ATGACTTACGATGTTTACGGTGTCGGCAATGCTTTGGTGGATATCCAAGCTCGCGTTAGTGATGAAACGTTGAACGATTTGCGATTCGGCAAAGGGCTGATGACGCTCGTCGATGAAGAAACGCAACGCAAAGTGCTCTCGGCGATTGACGGTGTTGATGTCTCACGATGTGCCGGTGGATCGGCGGCGAACACGATTGTCGGTATCGCGGACTTCGGTGGAAAAGCAGCCTACGCGGGGAAAGTGTCCGACGATGCGATCGGCAAGTTCTTTCTGGAAGATATGCGACGTTTGGGCGTGCAAATCGAAGTTCCGCCCGGTGCCGGCGACAGCGGAACTTGCGTGATTCTCATCACTCCCGATGCTCAACGCACGATGCTCACGCACTTGGGGGTCTCATCCACGTTGGGGCCGGATGACATCAACGAAGAGGACATCAAGCAGGCGAAGTATGTGTATGTCGAAGGCTACCTCTTTGGCAGCCCCGACAACCGTGCCGCCGCGTTGAAGGCCATCGAACTCGCCAAGAAGAACGACGTGAAAGTCGCCTTCACGGTTTCCGACCCGTTTCTGATCCAACATCATCGGGACGAGTTCTTGGAACTGATCGAAGGACCAGTCGATTTGCTGTTCTGTAACTTGGAGGAAGGTCGGGCGTTGACGACGATGACCGATCCGATCGATTGTGCTAGCGAAATTCATCGGCACGCCGAGAATGTGGCACTCACGCTGGGGCCGGATGGTTCGATTCTGATGCATGAAGGCCAAGCGATTCCGATTGAAAGTGCGGACGTGAAGGCGATCGACACCACCGGGGCCGGCGATATGTACGCCGCGGGTGTGCTTTACGGCATCACGAACGGACTGACGTGGAAACAAGCGGGACACCTCGCTTCGCAAGCGGCCGGACGCATCGTGAGCCAACTCGGTGCCCGAATGGAACGGAAATTCACGCCCGAAGAACTGGAAGCCTTGAGAAAATAG
- a CDS encoding Lpg1974 family pore-forming outer membrane protein, whose amino-acid sequence MNASILCLMGLLTAPPAGDAPQTTSHADTQVVTVFRGQSPGFQAPIVIQGDGTTPTFQSGPVLSAPETFGPPATSGPVLAEPNFGGPSFGGPALPPSTVIQPSVDPFLPGPPPPGSPLAGNGLVFGGYYFGYEAVIVKPYFSSNSAVNAEAIGNPRDDRLIDFDWSLEYSTRYTLGYSGSDGFGGRVRYWEFGEDADESAVASPNQLLTNQYVNRGALVTAGPGQRYVARQNLGLDVFDVEGTFHRDNARHAFTASVGVRFAELDEDLTTAAFTAAGAPISSSIRDYNFRGVGPTVSLLGRKRLWTTNWAIFASGRFSLLYGESQENSTGQDVIGAYSFRHNSYDRIVPVVELQTGVEWSQPCECFGGSTFFARAGLEGQSWIDSLPNGDLGFLGATFGAGWAF is encoded by the coding sequence GTGAATGCGTCCATTCTCTGCCTTATGGGGCTGCTGACTGCACCGCCAGCCGGTGACGCTCCCCAGACGACGTCACATGCCGATACCCAGGTTGTCACCGTGTTCCGGGGGCAAAGTCCAGGGTTTCAAGCTCCGATCGTAATCCAAGGCGACGGCACCACGCCGACGTTTCAATCCGGTCCGGTGCTGAGCGCTCCCGAGACATTCGGACCACCCGCAACCAGCGGACCAGTCCTGGCCGAACCGAATTTTGGAGGACCCTCGTTCGGTGGACCGGCATTGCCGCCGTCGACTGTGATTCAACCGTCGGTTGACCCCTTCCTACCAGGACCGCCACCACCGGGGAGTCCGCTCGCCGGAAACGGCTTGGTGTTCGGCGGATATTACTTCGGATATGAAGCCGTCATCGTCAAACCGTACTTCAGTTCCAACAGTGCCGTGAACGCCGAAGCCATCGGCAACCCACGTGACGATCGCTTGATCGACTTCGACTGGAGCTTGGAATACAGCACCCGTTACACGCTGGGTTATTCCGGCAGCGACGGGTTCGGTGGTCGGGTGCGGTATTGGGAGTTCGGCGAAGACGCGGACGAATCAGCCGTGGCGAGCCCGAATCAATTGTTAACCAACCAATACGTCAACCGTGGTGCACTCGTGACGGCCGGTCCCGGTCAACGATATGTCGCACGACAAAACTTGGGTCTGGACGTGTTCGATGTGGAAGGCACCTTCCATCGTGACAACGCTCGCCACGCATTTACGGCTTCGGTTGGGGTTCGGTTCGCTGAACTCGACGAAGACCTGACGACCGCTGCATTCACGGCGGCTGGGGCACCGATATCGTCTTCGATTCGAGACTACAACTTCCGCGGCGTCGGCCCGACAGTCTCGCTGCTCGGACGCAAACGCTTGTGGACCACCAACTGGGCCATCTTCGCATCCGGCCGGTTCTCGCTTCTGTATGGCGAATCGCAGGAAAACTCCACCGGGCAAGACGTCATCGGAGCGTACTCCTTCCGACACAACAGCTACGACCGTATTGTGCCGGTCGTGGAACTGCAAACGGGTGTCGAGTGGTCGCAACCGTGTGAATGTTTCGGTGGAAGCACGTTCTTCGCACGAGCCGGGCTTGAGGGACAATCGTGGATCGATTCACTCCCGAACGGCGATCTCGGTTTCCTCGGTGCCACCTTCGGAGCCGGTTGGGCTTTCTAA
- a CDS encoding sulfatase family protein, which produces MTDHRPNIIFIITDQQRFDTIRSLGADYVDTPNIDRLVNEGTTFTNCHISAPSCAPSRASLFTGYYPHTTGILKNADRWRHSWIEDLQASGYRTVNVGKMHTYPYDTPLGFDERYVVENKDRYLEERWYFDEWDKALRARGLVKQQRELYRQRPDYRDCLGAFDWELDPDMQPDNFVGDFASWWIRTKPKDDRPLFLEIGFPGPHPPYDPTPELAEKYMARDLPLMDVTDEELAGQPAAFKELREHNTEVDHDSVVHQLNPSREDRHRQRAYYLANVELIDTQVGQIMDALESKGYLENSVVIFTSDHGDCLTDHGHSQKWTMYDTIMRMPLVVWSPNRFAAGKKIDGLCQQMDIGPAILELAGLTPSPTMEAKSLLPALEDKSWTPREYVFAEHARDGILTGTAFMSMVRSERWKLVNFVDHPDGQLFDLETDPDEIQNLWDSPAHQVKRQELTEVMLKWRMASGIQTSTVFQDCR; this is translated from the coding sequence ATGACGGATCACCGACCGAACATCATCTTTATCATCACCGACCAACAACGATTTGATACCATTCGCTCGCTCGGAGCGGACTACGTCGATACGCCGAATATCGACCGCTTGGTCAACGAAGGCACCACGTTCACGAATTGCCACATCAGTGCCCCGTCGTGTGCCCCGTCGCGAGCCAGTCTGTTCACCGGCTACTACCCGCACACGACCGGTATCCTCAAGAACGCCGACCGGTGGCGGCATTCGTGGATTGAAGACCTGCAAGCAAGCGGCTATCGCACGGTGAACGTCGGCAAGATGCACACGTATCCGTATGACACACCGCTTGGATTCGATGAACGGTACGTCGTCGAGAACAAAGACCGTTATCTGGAGGAACGCTGGTACTTCGACGAGTGGGACAAAGCCCTCCGCGCTCGCGGATTGGTCAAGCAGCAACGCGAACTCTATCGGCAACGGCCCGATTACCGTGATTGTCTGGGGGCGTTTGATTGGGAACTCGATCCCGATATGCAACCGGATAACTTCGTCGGTGATTTCGCATCGTGGTGGATTCGCACGAAACCCAAAGACGATCGGCCGTTGTTTCTGGAGATCGGTTTCCCCGGCCCGCATCCGCCGTATGACCCCACGCCGGAACTCGCCGAGAAATACATGGCGAGAGACTTGCCGTTGATGGACGTCACCGACGAGGAACTCGCGGGGCAACCGGCGGCGTTCAAAGAGCTGCGGGAACACAACACGGAAGTCGATCACGATTCCGTCGTGCATCAACTCAACCCCTCCCGCGAAGACCGACATCGTCAACGGGCGTATTACCTGGCGAATGTGGAACTGATCGACACGCAAGTCGGGCAGATCATGGACGCGTTGGAATCGAAAGGCTACTTGGAAAATTCGGTGGTGATTTTCACATCCGATCATGGCGACTGTCTGACCGATCACGGGCACAGTCAGAAATGGACGATGTACGACACAATCATGCGGATGCCACTCGTCGTGTGGTCACCGAACCGTTTTGCCGCCGGGAAAAAGATCGACGGCTTGTGCCAACAAATGGACATCGGCCCGGCAATTTTGGAGTTAGCCGGTCTGACTCCGTCACCGACGATGGAAGCGAAATCGCTGCTGCCGGCGCTCGAAGACAAATCGTGGACGCCGCGGGAATACGTCTTCGCCGAACACGCCCGCGACGGCATCCTCACCGGGACGGCGTTCATGTCGATGGTGCGGAGCGAGCGTTGGAAACTCGTCAACTTCGTCGACCACCCCGACGGCCAACTCTTCGACCTGGAAACCGACCCCGACGAAATCCAAAACCTCTGGGACAGCCCCGCCCATCAAGTGAAAAGACAAGAACTCACCGAAGTCATGCTCAAATGGCGAATGGCCAGCGGCATCCAAACGAGCACCGTGTTTCAAGATTGCCGATGA
- a CDS encoding type II secretion system protein: MNHSSNDRNAGLSRLETLVVLGVIAILVALVVPAVQSAREAARRTECKNQLKQFAIALHNYHEVNQQLPQGGPVCLQTGITK, encoded by the coding sequence ATGAATCATTCGTCCAACGATCGCAATGCCGGGTTAAGCCGACTGGAAACTTTGGTCGTGCTCGGCGTGATTGCGATTCTCGTTGCGCTCGTTGTGCCGGCAGTGCAGTCGGCTCGCGAAGCCGCTCGGCGAACCGAGTGTAAGAATCAACTCAAGCAATTTGCGATTGCGCTTCACAACTATCACGAAGTCAATCAGCAACTGCCGCAGGGTGGCCCAGTTTGCTTGCAAACTGGGATCACGAAGTGA
- a CDS encoding M3 family metallopeptidase translates to MTDTSQAAQNPLLATSGLPKYDQIEPSHIAPAADLVLSEAETRLGEIEKNLLPTWEGCIEPLDANSIRFQWAQSPLGHLLGVKNSPELRDAWEAVRPRYVEYGLRLGQSQPVYEALQAIRDGEEWHQLDGPQQRIVESELRGMKLSGIGLDGAKRERFNEIANELSKLATDFSNHVLDSTKAFALVLTHPEDVEGMPASALEAAADSFNKTKEDAQAEATAEAGPWRFTLDIPSYMPFMKHAPKSQLRERMYRAFMTRASEGDTDNTPLIDQILKLRREQAELLGFKTYAEVSLSRKMAPSVSDVEQMFETLCTASYEHGKKELEEVREIAKKNGVKDELNLWDIPYWSERLREQKFQFTDEELRPYFSLERVLDGLFELCHDLFGITVKPADGEAPVWHSDVRFFHINNEDGEHIASFYLDPYSRPENKQGGAWMDVCLGRRRDPVTGELQLPVAHLVCNSTPPVGEKPSLMTFREVETLFHEFGHGLQHMMTTVDYSDAAGINGVEWDAVELPSQFMENWCYHKPTLLGMTKHWQTGEPLPEELFEKICQARTFQAGLFMLRQLNLGMTDMQLHHQYDPNSDETVFDVQHRVAEKTSLIPPLPEDRFLCAFQHIFAGGYAAGYYSYKWAEVLSADAFSAFEEAGLDNDAAIRETGRRFRDTVLSKGGGQHPMDIFKEFRGREPSPEPLLRHNGLV, encoded by the coding sequence ATGACCGACACTTCCCAAGCTGCCCAAAATCCCCTGTTGGCTACTTCCGGATTGCCGAAGTATGACCAGATTGAGCCATCGCACATCGCTCCCGCGGCGGATCTTGTCCTGTCGGAAGCGGAGACGCGGTTGGGTGAGATTGAAAAGAATCTTCTGCCGACATGGGAAGGGTGCATCGAACCGCTGGATGCGAACAGCATTCGGTTTCAGTGGGCCCAAAGTCCGCTGGGGCATTTGCTCGGTGTGAAGAATTCGCCGGAACTTCGCGACGCCTGGGAAGCCGTTCGGCCGCGGTATGTCGAATACGGACTTCGACTCGGACAAAGCCAACCGGTTTACGAAGCGTTGCAAGCCATCCGCGATGGCGAGGAGTGGCACCAGCTCGACGGACCACAGCAACGAATTGTCGAGAGTGAATTGCGGGGCATGAAACTTTCCGGCATTGGCCTGGACGGTGCGAAACGCGAGCGGTTCAACGAAATCGCGAATGAGCTTTCTAAGTTGGCGACAGATTTTTCCAATCATGTTCTGGATTCCACAAAAGCATTCGCGCTGGTGTTAACACACCCCGAAGACGTGGAAGGCATGCCCGCCAGCGCTCTTGAAGCCGCCGCCGATTCGTTCAACAAGACGAAAGAAGACGCCCAAGCCGAGGCCACCGCCGAAGCTGGTCCATGGCGGTTCACGTTGGACATCCCCAGTTACATGCCCTTCATGAAGCATGCCCCGAAAAGCCAACTTCGCGAGCGGATGTACCGCGCTTTCATGACGCGAGCCTCCGAAGGTGACACCGACAACACACCACTGATCGACCAAATTCTGAAACTCCGTCGCGAACAAGCCGAACTGCTGGGTTTCAAGACGTATGCGGAAGTCAGCCTGTCCCGCAAGATGGCTCCCAGTGTCAGCGATGTGGAGCAGATGTTTGAAACGCTTTGCACCGCGTCCTACGAGCATGGCAAGAAAGAACTTGAGGAAGTTCGCGAGATCGCCAAGAAGAACGGGGTGAAAGACGAACTCAATCTCTGGGATATCCCGTATTGGTCCGAACGGCTTCGCGAGCAAAAATTCCAATTCACCGATGAGGAACTCCGGCCGTACTTCTCGCTCGAACGCGTGTTGGACGGGCTGTTTGAACTCTGTCACGACCTGTTCGGCATCACCGTGAAACCCGCTGACGGCGAAGCGCCGGTGTGGCATTCCGACGTGCGGTTCTTCCACATCAACAACGAAGACGGCGAACATATTGCGTCGTTCTATCTCGATCCGTATTCCCGCCCGGAGAACAAGCAGGGCGGGGCGTGGATGGATGTGTGTCTTGGTCGCCGTCGCGATCCCGTCACTGGCGAATTGCAACTTCCGGTCGCGCATCTCGTGTGCAACTCGACGCCGCCGGTCGGAGAGAAACCGAGCTTGATGACTTTCCGGGAAGTGGAAACGCTGTTCCACGAGTTCGGTCACGGTTTGCAGCACATGATGACCACCGTCGATTACAGCGACGCTGCCGGCATCAATGGGGTCGAGTGGGACGCGGTCGAATTGCCGAGCCAGTTCATGGAAAACTGGTGTTATCACAAACCGACACTCCTCGGCATGACGAAGCACTGGCAAACCGGTGAACCGTTGCCGGAGGAATTGTTCGAGAAGATTTGCCAAGCCCGCACGTTCCAAGCCGGTTTGTTCATGCTGCGGCAACTCAATCTCGGCATGACCGACATGCAGTTGCATCACCAGTACGACCCGAACAGCGACGAAACTGTGTTCGATGTGCAACACCGCGTCGCCGAAAAAACTTCGCTCATTCCACCACTGCCGGAAGATCGGTTCTTGTGTGCCTTCCAGCACATTTTCGCCGGTGGATACGCAGCCGGTTATTACAGCTACAAATGGGCGGAAGTCCTCAGTGCCGATGCCTTCAGTGCCTTCGAGGAAGCCGGTCTGGATAACGACGCCGCCATTCGTGAAACCGGTCGTCGCTTCCGAGACACCGTCCTTTCCAAAGGCGGCGGACAGCATCCGATGGACATCTTCAAAGAATTCCGCGGCCGCGAACCCAGCCCCGAACCGCTGCTGCGTCACAACGGCTTGGTTTAG
- a CDS encoding cation:proton antiporter, with protein sequence MSPSLPRDPALTHCPVRRRVSLIDLLGGMRSICFWLMLMFGLSLAYDNGLFTDAPWQSASVFAAEVEGSEAAEEHHEEHEEHGHTNPVTPVLLGIVMILVLAKLGGDLFERFGMPAVLGELSVGILLGNFLFLTGSPVLEVLFHVPEFDPDNIPPNYSHDDVFYHPAAILKILSQIGVILLLFEVGLESTVREMMSVGVSSLLVAVLGVAAPLLLGWGVGAILLPNEPYYVHMFLGATLCATSVGITARVLKDLGRSKQRESQIILGAAVIDDVLGLVILTVVVGIISSQGAAASGGEFGATDVLIVIAKACGFLVTAVVLGAMMVTRPLFKASSYLRGHGMLVAVSLVICFGFAYLAALVGLEPIVGAFAAGLILERAQYRELNAKGEHELEEALAPLTALLVPIFFVYTGSQVDLASFSKPSVWLLASALTVMAILGKQVCSLGVVEKGLNKMAVGLGMIPRGEVGLIFAGVGAALFVTVEKNGELVREAVITPDTNSAIVVMVMITTMVTPPLLKWSLVRGDKPTAPTEQSS encoded by the coding sequence TTGTCTCCTTCGTTGCCCCGTGATCCCGCCTTGACTCATTGTCCGGTTCGTCGCCGCGTCTCTTTGATCGACCTGCTTGGCGGCATGCGATCCATTTGCTTCTGGCTGATGTTGATGTTTGGCCTGTCGTTGGCTTACGACAACGGCCTGTTCACCGATGCCCCTTGGCAATCTGCCTCTGTCTTTGCTGCGGAAGTCGAAGGTTCCGAAGCCGCCGAAGAGCATCATGAAGAACACGAGGAACACGGGCACACAAACCCCGTCACGCCAGTCCTATTGGGAATCGTGATGATTCTCGTTCTGGCGAAACTCGGGGGCGATCTTTTTGAGCGTTTCGGCATGCCAGCCGTTCTCGGGGAGTTGTCCGTCGGGATTTTGCTCGGGAATTTCCTGTTCCTCACCGGTTCGCCCGTTCTGGAAGTCCTGTTCCACGTCCCGGAGTTCGACCCTGATAACATCCCGCCGAACTACTCCCATGACGACGTGTTCTACCATCCGGCTGCGATTCTGAAGATCCTCTCACAGATCGGCGTGATTCTGCTATTGTTTGAAGTCGGTTTGGAATCGACTGTTCGCGAAATGATGTCGGTCGGTGTTTCGTCGCTGCTGGTCGCAGTGTTGGGCGTCGCCGCTCCGTTGTTGCTCGGTTGGGGCGTGGGAGCCATCTTGCTTCCCAACGAACCGTACTATGTTCACATGTTCCTCGGTGCAACGCTGTGTGCCACAAGTGTGGGGATTACCGCACGGGTGTTGAAGGATCTCGGACGCAGCAAACAACGGGAATCACAAATCATTCTGGGTGCGGCCGTCATCGACGACGTGCTTGGTTTGGTGATTCTAACCGTGGTCGTCGGCATCATTTCGTCGCAAGGTGCCGCTGCATCGGGAGGCGAATTCGGAGCCACCGATGTGCTGATCGTGATCGCCAAAGCCTGCGGTTTCCTGGTCACGGCCGTCGTGCTAGGAGCCATGATGGTCACACGTCCGTTGTTCAAGGCGTCGAGTTACCTCCGTGGACACGGCATGTTGGTTGCGGTTTCCCTGGTGATCTGCTTCGGCTTCGCGTACTTGGCAGCGTTGGTTGGACTGGAACCGATTGTCGGTGCATTCGCCGCCGGCTTGATCTTGGAACGTGCACAGTATCGGGAACTCAATGCCAAAGGCGAGCACGAACTCGAAGAAGCTTTGGCTCCACTCACGGCTCTTCTCGTGCCAATTTTCTTCGTCTACACGGGTTCGCAAGTCGACTTGGCTAGCTTCTCGAAACCGTCTGTCTGGTTGCTCGCCAGTGCCCTGACCGTGATGGCCATTCTCGGGAAACAGGTCTGTTCCTTGGGCGTGGTGGAGAAAGGGCTCAACAAAATGGCCGTCGGACTGGGCATGATTCCACGTGGGGAAGTCGGTTTGATCTTCGCCGGCGTGGGAGCAGCCTTGTTCGTTACCGTTGAAAAGAATGGCGAATTGGTTCGCGAAGCCGTCATCACCCCCGATACCAACTCGGCCATCGTGGTGATGGTGATGATCACCACCATGGTCACTCCGCCACTCCTCAAATGGTCCCTGGTCCGCGGCGACAAACCAACAGCCCCGACCGAACAATCGAGCTAA